CTCACACCATTAAGTTCAAGTGAGTTTCAAAGTGTGTTCAATTATCAAGGTTAGCTGAGCTGACTCAACACAAACACAACGTGCCCATCATGAGTGCAAGTTAAACAGTGTTCCCTCACTCTTTAATCATTTCCTATGTGGCTGGTTGTAGTGTTACTGACAGTGTTGTTGAAAAACCCAGTTCAAATATAACCTACTTTAAACAAGCAGGTCATGATCCATAACAATAAAATCTTAAATGACTACTTTTGTTACATGGTACCAAATAATACCTGCAGGGTGCGTGTGTGTAACCCCTGCAGAGAGCGTACCTGCGATGTTACTGTCTGTTTCATCTGTCTGCAAACTGGTGACACTAGAGTTCTCCATTCGCAGTTGCAGGTCATTTAGTTTCTCCCGGAGCTGCTCGATGTCACTCTCCTTGCTGTCCAACTGCATCTGGAGCTCATTCCGATATGTGCATTCTTCTGCCAGTTGCTGTTGGTAGGAAAAAGTTTGGAAATTTTGGGTTAAATCAATACAAAATGTATACATATTGAATACACTTTTAGTAATGACGTAGTAATTATTTAGTAATTTAATTACTGACAATGCTGCAATAAAAGAACTTGAAAATTTTTACAGCAAAACCTGGTGGACTGTTCTACAAAAATATTGTGGAGCTTGCCGAAAATAATtgggaagactttttttttttatatttaacacttGTCAGTGTACAAATGAATGGGATATAGTATTAAATGCTAGAGTGCAAGATAGGTGTAGGGCTATATATTTCTTAAAAATATATTATTCAAAAGCAATGAATTTTACTGCTTTAAGCAAGCTTTGTTGCCATTTCAGTAAAGATTTTTGAATCTGCAAGTGTTTGAATGCACCATGCATGCACTCGAACACACCATACACATGCATCGACAGAGAAGACGAGACAGAAACGGTCTGTAAATCCAAAAATATACTTGCTGAAGGAAAATGATTGGCAaactgaactgagtttgacaccattaGTGCTCTACCTGGTGAAAGAAGCAGGTTGTGTTTGCTACTCCAAACAATAATAACTGACAGATGATGAATTGGCAGCATTTAGATCCCATGGGAAAATGATTTCTAAAATATGACCATCTCATAGGTTTTTGGACTAATtgctacataataataataaactgcatttataaaaacacttttcatttaacagaatctcaaagtgctacagagagattCTAGGACGATGTATTCTGTCCTAGAAACCAGAATGCATCGTCTTCtcccattttattaattttttaattttctgcagACCGGATGTGGCCCATGGACCACCAGATCATTGCAAGTGCTCTAGATATTTACTCACCGCCTGCATCTCGCTTAATTCCTTCTGATACTTAATGGCCATGTGGTTAAACTTCTCCTTCTCCTGGTTAAGCTCCAGCTGAAGTTTGCggttctctttctccttcttccgCAGATCGGCAGTACTGCCCTTCTTCTTCTGGTCCAGCTTCATGTCCTTGCGGTTCATGATCTCTGCCAGCTTGTTTACCGCCTGCAACATTAGTGTTGATTAATAATAGAACGGCATAAGCAAACTCTCTCCTCTATTAGTAGCACGGAAAGTGTTTTAATAACCTCTGACTTACCTGTGTCTTAAGTGTGCGCTCTGTGTTGAGAACCTTTTCATAAGTAGCTTTGATTGAATTTGTAATCTCTTCCTTCTGAGCTGCATATTCTGTGAAAAAGAACAGACTCTCCTTATAAAAAGGACATCGATAAAATACAGCGGAATAAAGATagagataaaaacacacaaataagcaGACAGTACCTTCCTCTTGAGTATGCAGTTTCTCACTTAGCTCAGTCTTCTCTTTACTGAGGTTCTCCACATCTTTGGTCAGTGTTTTGTTAGATTCCTCAAGCTAcagagataaatgaaaaaaatttttgCTCAAATATAAGACATTAACTTTGGAGCCAAAAATATCAATGTCAGTGTTACCAACTTCAGAAAGCTGTATTTACCCGAGCAATTGTGGCCTCCTTTTCCCCGATCTCCTGCTTATGTCTAGTTGTTGCTTTCTTGTTCTCCTGGCTAAGCTCAAAGTACTGCTCCTCCTGTAGCGCCCGAGCGAGCTGCTCTGACTCAGCCTTGGTCACTGTCAGATCCAGCTGGGCAGACAAGGAGTCCCTGTGTGTACAATAAAAagaattttgttttaaaaaaaaaaaattcaacaaaaacttTCATTTTTGAGTTCTTATATTAGTACAGATGGAGCTGTAGCGTGTCAGATCTCTTACCTTTCACTGCACAAGTCCTGCACCTTTTTGTGAGCCTCTTGTACCTGCCGGTTCCTTTCATCAATCTCTTCTTTTAGTTCTTTGACCTGAGTTTTGTAAAGCGTCTGAGGAAGAACAGATGTAATTTAgcgagtgtttttcaacctaacTAAAGCTGCATGAAGGACCTGAATCTTAAAATATATACTTACAGAAAAATACTGTTCGGCCTCAAGCTGGTCTTGAAGTTCCCTCATCTGTCCCTCGTTGCCCCTGTATTGTCTGGTAAAAtggcaaattaaattaaatatttcaaTTTCATGTCTTTGATTAATGGAAGTATCTAGCTATATATGAGTATATTTTTAAAACAATTATCAACAAAAGGAAACTGAGGCAAATGCAGTCAGCACTACAAAAAGTGGTACTCGCTGCAGAGTTAGCCACAAGATTAGCAACGGAGTGATGGAGCTGGACTTGGGGTTAAGCACTAATCCTGTGGTGTAAACACTGTCGCAGAACCGCTTTGGCAGTCACCTTCTAAGCCTCAATAATAGCACTCATTTGAAAATAACAGGCAATTGTAGAGCAATTTATGCCTTGACTTTCAAAGAGTATTACTGACCAgggcaatagaaaaaaaaaatgagcctCTGGGCTGGAGCTACTGCCGCTTAGCTTCTAGTAAAATTAACTGTCACAATGACATTTTTCCTTGTGAATGCAatgtttttcttgtaatatttacAATTGCAATTCATTTTAAATATTGCAGCATAGTTGGATCACTCACTTGGTGAGCTGAGCCAGTTGAAACTCCAGCGAGCGTTTCCCCTCTAGTGCTGAGTTGATCTCCTGTTTGAGCTGCTTCTCTGTACACCTTAGACGGTCAACATCCTGTGTGCGGCTCTTCAAGTCACTCTGGGCCTGAATGCGCTTGCTTGACTCCTGTTCTACCTGTATCCTCAGATTCTTCACCTGGACAATGACGGTAAATGAGAAACGAGATGTAAAAGGCATGAAACGCATGCTTTAACAAAGGCACCTCTACAAGACATACAGTAGTACAGTTTCAGGATTTTAAATGTCACTTTGCACACCTCGTCTTCCAGCCTTTCCTTTTGCTTCATCAGCTGCTCCATCTTCTGCACAGACTGTTTGAGGTCGAACTCCAGCATAGAACACTGCTTCTCAACCTCCACCACTCGGCCCTCTGCTCGCATCCTCGCCCCGTTCTCCTCTGACATCTTCTGCTGAACAGCTTGTGGAGAAAAGTGACAGAGGAGTTagagttttattttttctttgcaaaTGATGATAATATTAAGCAAACTGAACATCACGCATGTCAGTGTATTCACAATGTAACAAATCAAACATGTCTCTTCGTTTTATTTGTTATTCAGTGCATGGTCCTGACTGTCTTTCTAATGTAAAAAACTGTGACATGGATGTGTGAGGCCATATATTCAAGGAGACAATAAATTTGAACTTTGTACAGATACATGGTGAAATATATGAAATCACCTGGACAGATCTATTGCAAAATCTGCTTCGAGTCCATctgtaaatgtatttaaatgaGGCACTGTCTCAACATGCCAAATGTATTACACTCCTTAAATTCCTCCTACCCAGACAACCCCGAGGGGGGTTAGGAAAAGGGTAAGGGGTGAGGAAAATATTTAAATAGAAATTTAGAGAggcattaaaaatagagaaaggaACAAGGCAAAACATGAATCTATGAAGAAAAAGAACTGAGGTAAAATAGCAGTGTGAAAAAGAGCAGTTCTGGGCATGCTGTGACATTGGACTGGCATACCATTCATGGCGGCTGATTTGGCTTCTTCAATAGACTCATATTTGTCTGTGAGTTGTGCCCGCGTCACCCTGTGTTCAGTCTGTTCCTGCTCCAGACGCTGCTGCAACGTCTTCAGCTTGTAGTTCAGATCAATCTCCAGATTATTTTTTTCCTATCGACAGGGAAGTAAGGCGCAAACAAATAACATGAAGCAAACTGTCCATATCATTATAGTAGACTTATAGTGTACTTCCTTAAAATAGACAATAagaatttcttaaaataaaacagcaactgttaaaaatgaaaataaattttaatgaaaatattttctattCTTATATTTGTACATAAGACTGTATACCTTCTCAAGATTATTGCTCCTCTCCTGGGACTGTTTACGTTCTGATTCCACTTTAGAGAGACTGAGCTTCAAGTTTTTGTTGTCCTCTTGTAGCCCAGCCATCCTCGCTGAGAAATACAAAGAAAGTCATGATCATGTTATTCAATGTTAAATATCTCATAGGTTTCATTGTAAAACCTCAGCAGCAATTGGACATGATGCACAAGTTCAGATGTCCTTCGCAGTgacagatgtttttttgttttgtttttttaagtaaagttcTTGTCCAtaatagaggacaaaaatgcattgctagggATATGTTACAAATCTGACTTTAGTACTGGTTTGTGTATGAATGAGCTGTTACCTTGCAGCTCTCTGATCTCCTCAGAGCCCTGGCTGTAGTTCCTCCTCTCCGAGTCCAGCGTGCTCTGTAGGAGCAGTAGCTCCTTATCTAGCTGGGCCTTCTCTCCATCTGCTGCACGGCTCCTCTCCTGTAGCTCACGGTTCAAAGTCTCCAACTGGCTCATGGACTTGGCCATCTCGGTGTGACTCTTCCTCAGTCTGGCTGCAGTGTCAGACTCCGCACGCAGCAGGTCATTGGCCTCTTCCAGCTGTCCATCAAAACAGAGGCAGGAAATAAGCCTCAGTACACAGGTAGCACATATTTGTGAGGTGGCAGATGCAGAACAAGTATTTTGTTGTGAACTGTTCTTGTTAGTAACAGATTTGAGTGTTTCCATGAGACTGTTACCGCTGCATACCTGATTTTGTAGCTGGACAATCTTATCATTTGAAGCTTGAGAGTTTTGGCTGATCTTCCTCATATCTTCAAGTTGCTCTTTCAAAGTTGACACTAAAAGAAATAATCAGCCATCAAATGGATTAGACAGGGCCTTCATAATTGTTACCAAATCCATAAACCTCTGAATCTCCTATGCTGTATTACACATTTCTACCATGAATGCAGATACGCATGTATAtggggttcctacaggtttctacaagttaaatttaagactacttagaacagaacttaatacccatttcacagcctatttcacagccatactggcaaaaattgtCCTAGTATTTAGGAAAAGGTATTTATTTACTCCCCCACCGgtccgagtcatttctcatcaGGGTTGtaaagttagcaataactggttcctaattttaatttaaattgtcgggttggaaagggtgaactgagtagactaacattactttctctGCAGCTTGGAcaattaacagacacatttaaatgcaacacagtgaacaagtttatggcaatataaattaagacctaccatatcaaatttaatagcttttaaaagacttttttaaggtattaaatgcagatttgtaaattcaagactgtcaagactttttaagagccCATGGGAACCCTGTGTATTAGTAAGGGGAAGAAACAGTTTCATTTGCAGAGTCCTACAGCTAACTAGAAAGTAAGTCACACCAGGCTATCAGGTGATCCATTAGGGATATGCACATCTTGGCTAGATCAAATGGGACTGAGAAGGCGGGGGCATCACCGTGTAACAAAACTACATTCAAATACTGACTACGTCGTTCCCTCACTCCAATTTACCCTCATTCTCCAGATTGCGTCTTTTTTCAGCCTCCTGGTCGGCCTTTCTTTGGTACTCTGTGAATCTATGCTGCATCATGATCTTGTCTTTCTCCAGCAGAGACATGCTGGCCTCTGCATTCTTCCTGAGGTTTGCCTATAACAAGTAACAACACAGAGGTTATTCATGCATCAGTACATAATTAATTTAACTGTACTTTTTAAGGGGAATTATTGGTAACACACTTTTAGTGAGTCTAGAcagggtgtgtttgttttttatgcatctaataaataaaaatgtgtcactgGTTTGATCAATATGAGCACAGTTGAACCTCTTCATCCAGTTCTTTCATGATCTTGTCAATCTTCGTGCTTGATGTCCTAAGGGGAGATTTGGAAAGAAAATTACTCAATATCTTTTCTTACATGACACTGATATAATCCCCTTAGACAGATACCTGCAGTTTCTACCAGTAATGGCACCGTTTCAGACCTTGACAACAAAACAAGGGGGGGTGTTAACCTATAAATTAGAATATTCTCACACTAATATTTTTTAGCGTTCTTGGCTGTTCTGCGAAAATGACAAAGGGAAGTGTGGAGGAGTATAGGAACATCAAGGCTGCAAAAGGCCTCGAGCCAGAATCAAACCAAAGAGAAAAGGCCTGTTTCATACCTGCATCTCTGCTCCAACTCATCCTTTAGCTGCATCTCACTGTGAAGCTGCTCCTCCAGCTGGTATATCCTCTTTTGCAAGTTCTCAAGctgaaaaaaaaagggttttcatTAAATACTTTAAATCCTACCAAAAAAGATAAATGCGCTGAATGAAtataaagtgaaattttaatCTACTCACATGGCTCTTGTCTTCCTTTGTGCTGCTACGTTTGTCAGTGGTCTTTGTGCAGGTGGAGCTGCGCAACAGGCTGTTAAGAGACCCCTCACTTTATTATGGACATCTAACAATAACTATAAGCGCTTCTCAAAGACGAAACTGAAAATGAATGGTTTTTCAAGTAGACACAAGAACAAACATGCATAGTCCTAAAATACAGTGGTGCATAATGCCAGAGTCACATATGTGGTGGGAAAATCTGCTAGACTTACTGCTGGTTGCTGTAGTAAGTGAAGCCTACAAAGGGAAGCTGGTTGCCCACAAAAGCCTTTGGTATGGGAAAGGTCTCCTCCTCTCCCCGATCCTCCTCGATGTCGTCAAAGTTACTGGTGTCAATGTCACTGCTCAGTTCAGGCACCACTGGGGCAGCAGCTACAAAtggtatgacacacacacacatgcaaataaaagaaattaaaactggGCTGTTACAGTTCATTACATGTAATAAGTTGCTGTGTGTTAAAGGCACGGCTGTTTTAACCCTTCATCATCTGCCTCAGCCAGTTGATTCATATGTTCTCATTATGCCTTATTCTGAAATACATTAGTACATACAGTAAATGGGTCTCTGTAACTGTAGAGAGCTACACTGAAGTTTTGGATTGCAGCACTTTCTCTTGAAAATTCTTTAAAACAAGGACCACTGACCAGTTAGCAGAGCCGGTCAGTTAGTTGAACAACAGAGGTGGCCCAAACAAAGTGCTGACTTCAGCCCAGTAAAGTATTAAATATAAACCCACTAAAGAGCTGACTA
The DNA window shown above is from Sphaeramia orbicularis chromosome 17, fSphaOr1.1, whole genome shotgun sequence and carries:
- the rock1 gene encoding rho-associated protein kinase 1 isoform X2; amino-acid sequence: MSAGESMEARFDKIDAMLKDPKSEINTDCLLDGLDALVYDLDFPALRKNKSIDNFLNRYKETISKIRDLRMKAEDYEVVKVIGRGAFGEVQLVRHKATSKVYAMKLLSKFEMIKRSDSAFFWEERDIMAFANSSWVVQLFFAFQDDRYLYMVMEYMPGGDLVNLMSNYDVPEKWARFYTAEVVLALDGIHAMGFIHRDVKPDNMLLDKAGHLKLADFGTCMKMNKDGMVRCDTAVGTPDYISPEVLKSQGGDGYYGRECDWWSVGVFLYEMLVGDTPFYADSLVGTYSKIMNHKNALTFPDDSDISNDAKNLICAFLTDREVRLGRNGVDEIKRHPFFKNDQWTWENIRETAAPVVPELSSDIDTSNFDDIEEDRGEEETFPIPKAFVGNQLPFVGFTYYSNQHLLRSSTCTKTTDKRSSTKEDKSHLENLQKRIYQLEEQLHSEMQLKDELEQRCRTSSTKIDKIMKELDEEANLRKNAEASMSLLEKDKIMMQHRFTEYQRKADQEAEKRRNLENEVSTLKEQLEDMRKISQNSQASNDKIVQLQNQLEEANDLLRAESDTAARLRKSHTEMAKSMSQLETLNRELQERSRAADGEKAQLDKELLLLQSTLDSERRNYSQGSEEIRELQARMAGLQEDNKNLKLSLSKVESERKQSQERSNNLEKEKNNLEIDLNYKLKTLQQRLEQEQTEHRVTRAQLTDKYESIEEAKSAAMNAVQQKMSEENGARMRAEGRVVEVEKQCSMLEFDLKQSVQKMEQLMKQKERLEDEVKNLRIQVEQESSKRIQAQSDLKSRTQDVDRLRCTEKQLKQEINSALEGKRSLEFQLAQLTKQYRGNEGQMRELQDQLEAEQYFSTLYKTQVKELKEEIDERNRQVQEAHKKVQDLCSERDSLSAQLDLTVTKAESEQLARALQEEQYFELSQENKKATTRHKQEIGEKEATIARLEESNKTLTKDVENLSKEKTELSEKLHTQEEEYAAQKEEITNSIKATYEKVLNTERTLKTQAVNKLAEIMNRKDMKLDQKKKGSTADLRKKEKENRKLQLELNQEKEKFNHMAIKYQKELSEMQAQLAEECTYRNELQMQLDSKESDIEQLREKLNDLQLRMENSSVTSLQTDETDSNIAESRLEGWLSIPNRANIKRYGWKKQYVVVSSKKILFYNDEQDKEQSNPSMVLDIDKLFHVRPVTQGDVYRAETEEIPRIFQILYANEGECRKEADMETVPQGDKTNCLPHKGHEFIPTLYHFPSNCEACAKPLWHVFKPPPALECRRCHVKCHKDHLDKKEDVIAPCKVNYDVTSARDMLLLALTQDEQKKWIGHLGKKIPKTPPTTFSRASPRSMSTRSGPNQSFRKNPKSNTGKLS
- the rock1 gene encoding rho-associated protein kinase 1 isoform X1, whose protein sequence is MSAGESMEARFDKIDAMLKDPKSEINTDCLLDGLDALVYDLDFPALRKNKSIDNFLNRYKETISKIRDLRMKAEDYEVVKVIGRGAFGEVQLVRHKATSKVYAMKLLSKFEMIKRSDSAFFWEERDIMAFANSSWVVQLFFAFQDDRYLYMVMEYMPGGDLVNLMSNYDVPEKWARFYTAEVVLALDGIHAMGFIHRDVKPDNMLLDKAGHLKLADFGTCMKMNKDGMVRCDTAVGTPDYISPEVLKSQGGDGYYGRECDWWSVGVFLYEMLVGDTPFYADSLVGTYSKIMNHKNALTFPDDSDISNDAKNLICAFLTDREVRLGRNGVDEIKRHPFFKNDQWTWENIRETAAPVVPELSSDIDTSNFDDIEEDRGEEETFPIPKAFVGNQLPFVGFTYYSNQHLLRSSTCTKTTDKRSSTKEDKSHLENLQKRIYQLEEQLHSEMQLKDELEQRCRTSSTKIDKIMKELDEEANLRKNAEASMSLLEKDKIMMQHRFTEYQRKADQEAEKRRNLENEVSTLKEQLEDMRKISQNSQASNDKIVQLQNQLEEANDLLRAESDTAARLRKSHTEMAKSMSQLETLNRELQERSRAADGEKAQLDKELLLLQSTLDSERRNYSQGSEEIRELQARMAGLQEDNKNLKLSLSKVESERKQSQERSNNLEKEKNNLEIDLNYKLKTLQQRLEQEQTEHRVTRAQLTDKYESIEEAKSAAMNAVQQKMSEENGARMRAEGRVVEVEKQCSMLEFDLKQSVQKMEQLMKQKERLEDEVKNLRIQVEQESSKRIQAQSDLKSRTQDVDRLRCTEKQLKQEINSALEGKRSLEFQLAQLTKQYRGNEGQMRELQDQLEAEQYFSTLYKTQVKELKEEIDERNRQVQEAHKKVQDLCSERDSLSAQLDLTVTKAESEQLARALQEEQYFELSQENKKATTRHKQEIGEKEATIARLEESNKTLTKDVENLSKEKTELSEKLHTQEEEYAAQKEEITNSIKATYEKVLNTERTLKTQAVNKLAEIMNRKDMKLDQKKKGSTADLRKKEKENRKLQLELNQEKEKFNHMAIKYQKELSEMQAQLAEECTYRNELQMQLDSKESDIEQLREKLNDLQLRMENSSVTSLQTDETDSNIAESRLEGWLSIPNRANIKRYGWKKQYVVVSSKKILFYNDEQDKEQSNPSMVLDIDKLFHVRPVTQGDVYRAETEEIPRIFQILYANEGECRKEADMETVPQGDKTNCLPHKGHEFIPTLYHFPSNCEACAKPLWHVFKPPPALECRRCHVKCHKDHLDKKEDVIAPCKVNYDVTSARDMLLLALTQDEQKKWIGHLGKKIPKTPPTTFSRASPRSMSTRSGPNQSFRKNPKSNTGKLSRAQSSLQAADTTSSTC